One window of the Sphaerochaeta associata genome contains the following:
- a CDS encoding alpha/beta fold hydrolase: MHHKTIVVSVLLLCLLLLATSCTHTAKVFDENGNVLTLKLSGKERVSINNTKQTIYTAGTTKDNPILLWLDGGPGGSELAWVRKYLGPLHQHFTIVCWDQRGVAASFSATKKGNAVEDYVQDVVALSEYLMEKHGQEKIFLLGHSWGGFIGALAAQRRPELYHAFIAASPHVNSTENDTIGYQMILEGAKQRGDTKTIKKLEAIGLPPYEKLDKKGNVVGDGDAYYAVLSRLYSYSPNAPSDAGFRSEILFLAPEHSLFDRINLIRGLMKGVKEVYPQLRHRSLEDEANQFECPLIVINAAYDYSCVAAITERWFSHTSAPSKHHLWLEKSGHNGVYTEPSVFIDFMFNEVLPLKD, from the coding sequence ATGCATCACAAAACTATCGTAGTTAGCGTACTTTTACTCTGCTTGCTTCTTCTGGCAACCTCCTGCACTCACACTGCGAAGGTGTTCGATGAGAATGGGAATGTCCTCACCCTGAAGCTTTCCGGCAAAGAGCGGGTATCGATCAACAACACCAAGCAGACCATTTATACTGCAGGAACAACCAAGGACAACCCAATACTTCTTTGGCTCGACGGAGGCCCCGGCGGCTCGGAGCTTGCCTGGGTAAGAAAGTACCTCGGTCCCCTGCACCAACACTTCACCATCGTCTGCTGGGACCAACGGGGTGTTGCTGCAAGCTTTAGTGCAACTAAGAAAGGCAATGCCGTCGAAGACTATGTCCAGGACGTCGTCGCCCTCTCCGAGTACTTGATGGAAAAGCATGGACAAGAAAAAATCTTCTTGCTCGGCCACTCCTGGGGCGGGTTCATCGGAGCCTTGGCCGCCCAGAGAAGACCTGAGCTCTACCATGCTTTTATTGCGGCTTCTCCGCATGTGAACTCCACCGAGAACGACACGATCGGCTACCAGATGATATTGGAGGGAGCAAAACAGCGGGGCGATACCAAAACAATCAAAAAACTTGAAGCCATCGGCCTGCCACCCTACGAAAAGCTGGACAAAAAAGGGAACGTAGTCGGTGACGGGGATGCCTACTATGCAGTGCTCTCCCGTCTGTATTCCTACAGCCCAAACGCCCCTTCTGATGCCGGCTTTCGCTCGGAAATTCTATTTCTCGCCCCCGAGCACTCGCTCTTCGATCGAATCAATCTGATCAGAGGCTTGATGAAAGGAGTGAAAGAAGTCTACCCACAACTGAGGCATCGCAGCCTCGAGGACGAGGCAAATCAGTTCGAATGTCCGCTTATCGTAATCAATGCCGCATACGACTACAGCTGCGTAGCAGCCATCACCGAGCGATGGTTTTCCCACACTAGTGCTCCAAGCAAGCACCACCTCTGGCTTGAGAAATCAGGGCACAATGGTGTGTATACCGAGCCATCGGTGTTCATCGACTTCATGTTCAATGAAGTGTTGCCGCTGAAAGATTAA